The window CGTAAAAGTTGTTTCAACACACGAAAAAGCGAATATTAGGAACGAGTAAAGAACGGAAATAAGCACCTTTGAAATTCACTATCGTTCCCTTcattaaaaaggcaaaaattgAAGAGGAAATGGCTATTATCAAAAAGCCCGATTGAACGTTAGGAGGACGTTCAGGTCCATGTGAACGTACATATCCGGATGcggaatggggaaaaaaaatgctgtgAGCTTCATCCAGtcgttttattgatttttttttcctttattacCCAATAATTTGATTACTGATACATTCTTCTCGGTTCGTCGtcataaagaaaatggaaagctTTGAATTAAAGATGAATTGGGCGCCAATATAGGAAGAACTTCAGGGCTATCAATCTCAAGGGAAACCGTTACCCAACCAACCGGTGCTGCGTAATCAGTTTCCAGACGAAGCCAGTGGACAGCGAAAATCAATCACAAAATGTGTTGGTGATGCACAAAACAACTTGTATTAACCCACGGCGTGTTTGACTTCAGTTAAATtcacctgtttgtttttttttctacttatAGGTATTGGTGCTCGAATCATAAAATGACGTTGCAAATTAACAATCGATAGTGTCAGCCATTACCTGGAAAAATTCGTACTTTGTTAAGTTGGCGGGACGAATGTAAATAAAAGCCATCTGCAGGTAAAAATAACAATGTCTTGGAACCACTGCAAAGAATTTTCTAACAACTATTTCTTGTTTCCAACAACAGATGGCATGCGGACGCCGTTCGGCTAGACAGGGAGTTGAAGACCACTGAGCTCGGgtagtttgttttgttattagaaagagaaaaaaatagaaaaaaaaggtaaaggcAAACATGGCCGACATCCATCAGCAGAATAGTCGGGAATCTTTCGAAAACAGCAACTACGGAACTAAAACGTCCATGACAGCATCTGGCCCTCGTATTGTCCAAATTGTCAAATCGGAAACGGGATTTGGATTCAATGTGCGCGGACAGGTGAGCGAAGGCGGACAGCTTCGCTCCATCAATGGCCAGCTTTATGCACCTCTGCAGCATGTCAGCGCGGTCCTGAAAGGTGGTGCTGCAGATAAAGCAGGCATTCTAAAAGGCGACAGAATCCTGGAAGTGTAAGTTCTAAAGTAATGTCATGGTTTACTTATCTAATGATTAATCGATGAACCTATTGTTATTGAACCAAACTAGTAATGGCTCCAGTGTCGAAGGATCAACTCATAAGCAAGTTGTTGACTTGATCAAGTCAGGTGGTGACGTTTTGTTGCTTACTGTCATCTCTGTGTCTTCAAAGGTGAGCTGTTGCACATTCTACATCACAAATGTATTCATGCTGATGTAATGTGTTGATTGAATTTCAGGAAGCTGAGCGCCTAGAGCCACATGAAGAAACCGCTGGCTACTCCTATATTGACTATTCAGAAAAGCGCTCCCTACCCATATCTATTCCAGATTACCGTCTAGCAGACAAAAAGAATGACAAATATGTGGTGTTTGACATTTACATGGCTGGAAGGCACCTGACATCTCGTAGATACAGTGAGTTTGTTGACCTGCACAACAACCTCAAGAAGGAGTTCATTGGTTTCAACTTCCCCAAACTGCCCGGCAAATGGCCGTTCGCGTAAGTTTATTAGTTTGCAGTGCTTTCATTTCACGAAAACAATATAATACTGAAATTGTTGCCCAGGTTGAGTGAACAGCAGCTCGATGCTCGCCGCAGAGGGTTAGAACAGTACCTGGAGAAAGTGTGTGCAGTCCGTGTTATTGCGGAAAGCGACATCGTACAAGAGTTTCTCACCGATTGCGATGACGATCAGGTAAGGCATAAAAATACAACATTACCCGCTAGACATATATCACGCGCTTCAGCACATCCCTATATTGATTTATATCTCTGAAACAGGATGGCCTCCAGAAAGTGGATTTAAAGGTTTTATTGCCGACTCACGAAGTGGTGTCGGTTACAGTCTGCAAAACCTCGACCACACTCGATGTTTACAATGCAACCGTCGAAAAAATTTGTCTGGACAAGCAAAGCGTGCAGTATTTCGCACTTTTTGAAATCGTCGAGTATAATTTTGGTCGGAAAACTTTCCATCCCAccctttatttttaatgtgtttttaacttattttatttttttatatcttgtggtttgaaaaaaattcgtttcgACAGAACGCAAGTTGCAGGTGCACGAAGTCCCTCATAACATTTACATCCAGAATTACAGCACGGCGTCGGCCACGTGTCTCGCTTTAAGACGATGGCTCTTCTCGCCTCAGGTGGAGCTGCTACTGGCCCGTGACGATTTGATCTCGGCATATTTGTTCTGGCAAACGGTCGATGAAGTCAATCGCGGTCATGTCGTGGCGGGCGAAAACCTCTACCAACTTAAAGCCATGCAGGACATTAATCGCCGCGCCGAGGTAGATATTGCCCATCGCgtacattcttttttattcaagtTTTTACAGGTTTTGAGAATAAATTTGTCGTTGTTATCGTACCCAGTATCTAGCCTTGGCTCGGCAGTCGCCCGGCTACGGTGAAGTGGTTTTTCCTCACTGCGGTTGTGATGCCCGTAAAGAAGGTCACGTCATCCCCTCTTTGGGATTCAACGCCTTTCGTCTTCAGGCGTGTAAAGAGGATGGATCCATACAGGTGAGTGAAAAGAATATTCCAACGACCttatcattttatttaaatttgtatTTCGTAAAAGAAAGTAATTCTggttttttccctccttttttttttttttaaacatctcaATACTAGAACCAAGTGATAGAATTCCGCTGGGAAACGATCTTGGCTTGGGAAGTGGATGACGAAGGAATGGCCTTTTGTCTGCAGTACCACCGGCCGGACAAGTCACCGCGCTGGGTCCGCATCTTTACACCTTACTTTGTCTACATGTGCGACTGCTTCGATCGTGTCCAGGAAGAGCGCAAGTGGTCCGACCAAGCCATGTGAAAAAAGGATTCgcaagaaagcaaaaacaaaaacgtgcCCAGTCCTTTGGACGTCAGATGGCTCTGCAGTTTGTTGCTAGTCAATCCGTTTGGAGGCAGTGCACCGAAGCAGCGAAGGATCTTCTTCAAAACACAACCGCCGCTCCGTCGATAGATGTCCCACCTCCTATCCTCTCTCTCAATCGtgatgttttttgtttttttttcgttttttttttcgctttccttCCTTGTTAACTCATTTCCCATACAATCCCAACACAAAACCGCACGTCTTTACGATCGCCGTTTGATTGTAAATAATGTACAGTCgtcttcttttctgtttttcttcctcaCTTTCTTTGTTGTGTCGTTGTCGCTGACCTTTTTCGCTTGACGGATGACTCGTCTGGCCGTCTGGCGGCTCGTTGCACGCAGATTAGGCAACTATATTTCCCTCCTTCTTTCGTTCTTCCTCTTTAACAGCGCacgttacgaaaaaaaaaaagacatactCAGACGAAAAAGCTCTCCTTTTTTGAATCTTTCATTCGTGATTGTTAGCGATAGTTATCTGCCTTTATAGTgcagacagaaaaaaaacgatgaaggAAAATGTACCGTagagccccccccccaactcTTTGACTTCTGACCAAGAGAATTTACCCCCATTGCGTCGCAgcacttccctttttttttgtgcgttacacacacacacacacctttcgttcgtttttgttgttatgaTTGTGTTTATTGCGTCTCCATTTTGGCTTCTGGTCGATTACAATCCACATCATCCGGgaaaacataaagaaaaaaaaaacgagaagctcTTGCATTCCAGAAGTCACATCGAAAAATCGCTGTCCACtatttcatccttttttctttcttttttttatttgttccatCATTAAAACCTTTTTTGGTGATGATTGTGAACGTGGGATGGTTGacaaaagacgaaaagaaaaatgaattttgttacCACGTCCTGCAtacaaattttgttaaatgtgtgtgtgtgcacaaCACAATCGtgtacattttgtttgtttgtttttcagctAAGTGAATTTATTCAAATACggcaaaggacaaaaaaaaactcactcCCTTTTGCTTCTTTGACCATTTTGGTCGACCATACTCTCCTTTTATTTGTCGCCATATAAAAGCGTATTCGATCCTCTCACTTAttatattctctttttttgtgtgtgtgtctgttatTGCCTATGTTCCCCCTCCTGATCTACTTCTTTTCCCAACAATCAAATTCTTGTATTctattgttgaaaaaaaaaaaaaaacaaacaaatttgtgtcaatcttttgtttttttcttgaaatttttttcaattttcatttagCTCTGCCTCGTCCTCTAGCCCCGGTCGGCAAACGGATGTGTATAACTGAAAATAAAGACATAAAATTGCAACGTGtcgtttttttgctttgttttgttttttttatatctgcTTTCAGTGCCAGGCTGCCAGCCCACAAACAGctgtttgaaacaaaatggcgAAAGAGACATTCCTTAAAAGCGTGCGTGGTTAGAAGAGGATTCACATCAATAAGAGTCATAAAAAATATCTTTCCTTTTGATCCCTTCATTTACATAGTTTTCATCATTAGACGAGCATATAAAAGGAAGGGGCAACATTATCGGCCATCTTTGTTCTCGACTTGCTaatcggccattttttttttcggctgctAGTGAGTCATTCGTTTCGGCATGCAGTCCGGTCGTGGGTCGGCTGAGCTGTTAGagatcgtttttctttttgtgtgtgtttcatcGTCCACCACTCAACACATCCGAATTCATTTTTGACTGGAACATATTTATCCTTGTTTAGTGTTTGTCGTTCTGCGTGAGAAAAGTCATTgacacgaacaaaaaaaaaaaaaaagtgaaagttaGTGAAGGTCCTGATCGCACACGAGATCCTGGTGGCCACGTGGACGGCCAAATGCAATTATTCCAACGTGGTCCATCTTCCCTCGTCCAGCAACCTACGGTACACTGCAAAGGTAGGAAaatgattgcttttgttttgtcgtgATGATGAATGATTGTTGTTGGCACTGAAATCACGTTGGCTGATTTTTGTGAGTTTTGAGGCGCCATTTCTGGCAACAATTAAatcgaagggggggggggggaagaaagaGAATGTTTTATAGGCAAATGGAATGAAGGCAGCTCCAATTTCCTTTGGGCTGCTGTTGCACGTCacacagaaaacaaaaactttttcttttgaacgaGTCGGGAAATTTATTGTAGCCGATCATGAGATGAAACAAGAACGAAAGGCCGTGAGCGTCATCAGACAAGATGGATGGTTTCccaactcgttttttttatggggggggggggttatatttttttaggtttttttttcgaatttgttTTAGTTTCAAAAGTTATAAATAAATGAACACCCCTGAAATTGGGAACAGGTGGCCTGTTATGGAAACAAAGTCCACGtttggtattttaaaatgcgtttttttttgttttgttttttagtcaCCAAACGTGTggacaaaaatggaaaactaaACACACTCAAAAcaatttctcattttcaacctgtttttttttcttatttgaattGAAGAATGGCGACGTAAAAATGTGTTGAATTCtcgaattgtttttaaaaatcgtaCGTCGGTTTACGTTGAggcctcttgttttcttttcaaatgtttggatttctttgatttaactacgtgttttttttccactaaTGAGGGAGAGCGTCATTATTttagccgttttttttttcggataaTCCGTTCAACACGATCACGTGAAGAGAATGAAACATTTGGTTTTTCCCTGGTTGAAGAGTTTATGCGTGACCTCGTATGCAAAtctccttattttttgtttttcattcatcGGAAGAATGTTCGATTCcagtttttgtgtttttttttttttttttttaaagaacgaCGACATCGGGTAGACAAAAGCCTTTCTCTCTGTCTCGGTAATCGGATTAGTCAGTAAGAACAAATTTGATACATATTAATGTGTCCCCATTTTCTCTGTCTGCCATCTTATTATAGAGTCCTATCACTTGAATAATGAGCTCCGCAACATGTGCGCTTTTCTAATCGTCGCAGTTTTGGCCATGCACTGTTGCCTTCTCGTAAGAATTTGTTCTTCCTTTTgaaatcgttttttgtttgaatgttgatattctTTTTGGTTGGTCATCACGGGAATTTCATTCGATTGTTACGTAAGCGTTTGCGAGAAGACTTTAGGGAATGAGCCGTCAGGGCCTAGGGCATTCCGTCAAACGCAAAACCCGTTTGAACTCGTGTGTCTTGTTAATGTTGGTCAttatcttttaaatatttgatttgctttttgaaaaatctcTTTTGATGAGTTTTCATTGGAATCGTGTTGTGTGGCAATTGTTTTATCGAAattcgaatttttatttttaactgaAATTTTTCCCTTACCCCCGTCAAAATGGCCGTTTGAACAATAGCGAAAAATCAAGGCCGTTAAAGAGAGGAGGGTAGGTGATCAATAGTGATCTTCTTCCATCCGTGGGATgggttcgaaaaaaaaaagaagaatctttTCAGGTGTGGCGCAAGAGATCCTCAACCGAGATGATCCCAACCCCACTGGGAGACAGTTCTCTACAAAGGGTAGGGGAGTGAATAAATGACATCACAAGGCATTGGGGTAGGCGATTGTGTAAACCCCCCTCTTCTCTAAAACCcagggtgtgtgtgtgtatgtgtatgtgtatgtgtatgtgaAGGGGTTTTCACACGCTCTCATTAATGGAACGCCATTTTGCATATGCATATGCGAGTAGATTGCGATACAAACCCCTTTAACTCTTTGCATATATAACGCATATGCACACACATGTTTAGGTGGTGGGGTGGGGGAGAGATGGAAGCTGAGGATTCTTTTCATTCCCCTTTTGTACAGCGTCGATGGGGGGAGATGCCTTTACGTAACCCTTTCTGGGGAGGTGGAGGGGGGATCTTATATTTCGACGTACACAGAGAAGGATGGTGACGACGCTTTATCATATGCAAATCGGCTACTGAGGAGGAGAACTGCGCATGCATGTTGTGTGGGAATGCCGATGCAACCctttatataatttttttttttttgggcttgTAAAACGTGGGAAATTGGGCCATCAGAGTTTGAGATAATGTTTAGGCTTTTGCATACGTGTAGATTGGAACCCCCTCTCCCTACATGAAGGATTGGGGAgggggatatttttttttttcttggctccGTTTATGCAGATTGTTGTATAGCACCAATCAACAATGTTTGTGTGGGAATGTTTGTTGCTcgcattttgattttattttgagaGAGAGGGGGACGGGTGGGGATTCTGTGCGTCTAAGATTGCGGCGCTATTCAATTATTTGTAATGCCTATTAACGGGATACTGCATAAATAGAGGCGGGAGAGAAttgaattttctatttttatttttaaaacattttcgatGAATTAAAAGGTTATCAATAATCCTTTTAATAGAAATCgattattttttatcattttttctctattttttttttcttttcaattttccatGAAAATAAAGGGCCAATGTGCGGGAGCTTTGAAGGGCGGGGTGCGCGTCTGCGCTGTCGTGTCccgcaggtttttttttcgaggttGGGGAGGGGAGCGTGGGTGGAGTCGGGCGAGCATTATTGGCCTAATACCACAGcttcctcgtttttttttgtttttttttaaagcaactATTTGAAGTTGCTTAATACAGATTACAGGAATCAATTAACATAGAAAAGGACTTGCCGAAATGTTCGTCTGTGTCGGGGGGGAGTTGTCAGATACGCGTTAAAAATCTGTTACCGGAAGGAATAGCCCTTGAGAAAAactaatttattttgaatggaGATGATGATATGAGAGCGGGCACACGCATTCCCGTGATTGACGAGTTTTCAACTTGCGACGGCATGTTTTCAACGTCGTACTACGTTAGGAAAATGttgttgtgttatttttttttattttttttttttaagacgcCAAAAGGAGCCCGCATGCGCGCTCGGTTCACTGGCCTTTTTACGCTCTTGACAAACgtgttgtgaaaaaaaaaaaaaaaaaaaatgcatataTCGGTTCAGCCAACCAAGAAATAGCAACACATAAATTGAAGTTGGGAaggtagataaaaaaaaaaaaaattaaaaaataaagacatgATGATGAATTATTCGAGTGCTCCGGCACATCTTGACGTTGAGCTTTCCATTATAAAACAGTGAGAGTGTAACGAGCCCGGATTTTATCATacgcgatatttttttttttcctcaccgTGTCCCGACAAAATCAAACGTAATGTTATTTCTCGCAATCGGTAGCTCAACAACCGATTCGTAGTATTTCAAAACGagcatctcttttttttttaattctattttccTCCCACCCCAAAGGgaggaaggaggggggggggagaaaaacttgtttgatttttattttgctcttTGCTGACTCATTTGAATCATTTCCCAATTGTTGTTGGTTCCTTGATTGTGTTATCAAACGCTTCctcaaagcttttttttttctactctgGATTTTCAAttagaatttaattttttagaaaatttaattttaaaag of the Daphnia carinata strain CSIRO-1 chromosome 10, CSIRO_AGI_Dcar_HiC_V3, whole genome shotgun sequence genome contains:
- the LOC130702388 gene encoding sorting nexin-27-like, coding for MADIHQQNSRESFENSNYGTKTSMTASGPRIVQIVKSETGFGFNVRGQVSEGGQLRSINGQLYAPLQHVSAVLKGGAADKAGILKGDRILEVNGSSVEGSTHKQVVDLIKSGGDVLLLTVISVSSKEAERLEPHEETAGYSYIDYSEKRSLPISIPDYRLADKKNDKYVVFDIYMAGRHLTSRRYSEFVDLHNNLKKEFIGFNFPKLPGKWPFALSEQQLDARRRGLEQYLEKVCAVRVIAESDIVQEFLTDCDDDQDGLQKVDLKVLLPTHEVVSVTVCKTSTTLDVYNATVEKICLDKQSVQYFALFEIVEYNFERKLQVHEVPHNIYIQNYSTASATCLALRRWLFSPQVELLLARDDLISAYLFWQTVDEVNRGHVVAGENLYQLKAMQDINRRAEYLALARQSPGYGEVVFPHCGCDARKEGHVIPSLGFNAFRLQACKEDGSIQNQVIEFRWETILAWEVDDEGMAFCLQYHRPDKSPRWVRIFTPYFVYMCDCFDRVQEERKWSDQAM